The Streptomyces sp. NBC_00440 genome contains a region encoding:
- the mshD gene encoding mycothiol synthase, translated as MTNAPADPAPGRQIQTLDALTADQEQAVRALLAEAARTDGQQAVSEQGRLQLRGGRREGVQHFLVSVGDTLTGYAQLEATDPVEAPAAELVVHPSHRGQGNGRALGSALLAASGRRLRVWAHGGHAAARHLAQVLGLAKFRELRQLRRPLAPLNIPEPVYPDGVTVRTFVPGQDDAAWLAVNAAAFAHHPEQGSMSQRDLDDRKAESWFDPKGFFLAVRDADADGGPGGEIVGFHWTKVHADEQLGEVYVVGIRPDAQGGGLGKALTATGLRHLAAEGLPTAMLYVDADNTAAVTVYERLGFTTHEVDLMYRSES; from the coding sequence ATGACGAATGCGCCCGCAGACCCCGCACCCGGCCGGCAGATCCAGACCCTCGACGCCCTCACCGCCGACCAGGAGCAAGCCGTACGCGCGCTGCTCGCCGAGGCCGCGCGGACCGATGGGCAGCAGGCCGTCTCCGAGCAGGGACGGCTTCAGCTGCGCGGAGGGCGCCGCGAAGGGGTTCAGCACTTCCTGGTCAGCGTCGGTGACACGCTCACCGGGTACGCCCAGCTGGAGGCGACCGACCCCGTCGAGGCACCCGCCGCCGAACTCGTCGTCCACCCCTCGCACCGGGGACAGGGCAACGGCCGCGCGCTCGGCTCCGCACTGCTGGCCGCCTCCGGGCGGCGGCTGCGCGTCTGGGCGCACGGCGGACACGCGGCGGCCCGCCACCTCGCCCAGGTGCTCGGGCTGGCCAAGTTCCGTGAACTGCGCCAGCTGCGGCGCCCGTTGGCCCCGCTGAACATCCCCGAGCCGGTGTACCCGGACGGCGTCACCGTACGGACCTTCGTACCCGGTCAGGACGATGCGGCCTGGCTCGCCGTGAACGCCGCCGCCTTCGCCCACCACCCCGAGCAGGGGTCGATGAGCCAGCGCGACCTGGACGACCGGAAGGCGGAGTCCTGGTTCGACCCGAAGGGGTTCTTCCTGGCGGTACGGGACGCGGATGCGGACGGCGGCCCCGGCGGGGAGATCGTCGGCTTCCACTGGACGAAGGTGCACGCCGACGAGCAGCTGGGCGAGGTGTACGTGGTCGGCATCCGCCCGGACGCCCAGGGCGGCGGCCTCGGCAAGGCGCTGACCGCGACCGGGCTGCGCCACCTCGCGGCCGAGGGGCTGCCCACGGCGATGCTGTACGTGGACGCCGACAACACGGCGGCCGTCACGGTGTACGAGCGGCTGGGCTTCACCACGCACGAGGTCGACCTGATGTACCGCTCGGAGTCCTGA
- a CDS encoding ABC transporter ATP-binding protein codes for MTDTAIEASGLGKTYGRRRGWALRGCSFRLPVGRVCALVGPNGAGKSTLLAHTAGLLRPTEGAVQVLGTSAAAARERIAFVAQSKPLVGQLTVAETLRMGYELNPARWDAAAAERIIAGGKLNRNDTIRTLSGGQRTRVALALALGKRPELMLLDEPMADLDPLARHELMGALMSEAAEHGTTIVMSSHVLAELEGACDYLLLVDAGRVRLGGETEDLLAVHTLLTGPVASLDPHTVIESRTTGRQLTALVRRDGPVSGDWQAMEPSLEELLLAHLRSPDAPALLTPSAEHRTEART; via the coding sequence ATGACCGACACCGCCATCGAGGCCTCCGGGCTCGGCAAGACCTACGGGAGACGGCGCGGCTGGGCGCTGCGGGGCTGCTCCTTCCGGCTGCCCGTCGGGCGGGTCTGCGCACTCGTGGGCCCCAACGGCGCCGGCAAGTCGACGCTGCTCGCCCACACCGCGGGGCTGCTGCGGCCCACCGAGGGCGCCGTACAGGTGCTCGGAACGTCGGCCGCCGCTGCCCGTGAACGGATCGCCTTCGTCGCCCAGAGCAAGCCGCTGGTCGGGCAGTTGACCGTCGCCGAGACCCTGCGCATGGGGTACGAGCTGAACCCGGCCCGCTGGGACGCGGCGGCCGCCGAGCGGATCATCGCCGGCGGCAAGCTGAACCGGAACGACACCATCCGTACCCTCTCCGGCGGCCAGCGCACCCGCGTCGCCCTCGCACTCGCCCTCGGCAAGCGGCCCGAACTGATGCTGCTGGACGAGCCGATGGCCGATCTCGACCCGCTCGCCCGGCACGAGCTGATGGGCGCTCTGATGTCCGAGGCCGCCGAGCACGGCACGACGATCGTGATGTCCTCCCACGTCCTGGCCGAACTGGAGGGCGCCTGCGACTACTTGCTGCTGGTCGACGCCGGCCGGGTACGGCTGGGCGGCGAGACCGAGGACCTGCTCGCCGTCCACACCCTGCTGACCGGTCCTGTGGCATCCCTCGACCCGCACACCGTCATCGAGTCGCGCACCACAGGACGCCAACTGACGGCGCTGGTACGGCGGGACGGGCCGGTGTCGGGTGACTGGCAGGCCATGGAACCGTCCCTGGAGGAGCTGCTCCTCGCCCATCTGCGGTCACCCGACGCACCCGCCCTGCTGACACCGAGCGCCGAACACCGTACGGAGGCAAGGACATGA
- a CDS encoding CHAD domain-containing protein → MPRPDPTATAGQLLARYLHDQAAEFLRSLRTYSEGDEEAARALRRSARRISGTLHTFRGHLDAAWADQLRSELAWLSGTLAREHAYAERLARLLEALGRLSAGTASLPGPRDGTAPHPALAMGAARAGALLERQLTLARTRAHSAALQALGSSRFHAAADAVALLASDVPFAPAATTYATETLPPAAETAGRRLSDAVTALPLHRAAHPYNAEGLSDAQDAPWHQVRLLLRLHRYAQEALHAGQDDRPGPDLRLYGAGQALDQHREAAEAAGAAASAARTPRIAPATAYALGVLHADQRHEVEAARYTFQQTWQRTAVSTP, encoded by the coding sequence GTGCCACGCCCTGACCCGACGGCGACCGCGGGCCAGCTCCTCGCCCGCTATCTGCACGACCAGGCCGCGGAGTTCCTGCGCAGCCTGCGCACGTACTCGGAAGGAGACGAGGAGGCCGCCCGCGCGCTGCGCCGGTCCGCCCGCCGTATCAGCGGCACCCTGCACACCTTCCGCGGCCACCTCGACGCGGCCTGGGCCGACCAGCTGCGGTCCGAACTGGCCTGGCTCTCCGGCACGCTGGCCCGTGAGCACGCGTACGCCGAGCGGCTGGCCCGGCTGCTCGAAGCACTCGGCAGGCTCTCGGCCGGTACGGCTTCGCTGCCGGGGCCGCGCGACGGGACGGCCCCGCACCCCGCGCTCGCCATGGGCGCCGCGCGCGCCGGCGCGCTCCTGGAGCGGCAGCTGACCCTGGCCAGGACCCGCGCCCACTCGGCGGCGCTCCAGGCGCTGGGCTCCTCCCGCTTCCACGCGGCCGCGGACGCCGTCGCGCTGCTGGCGTCGGACGTGCCGTTCGCGCCCGCCGCGACCACGTACGCCACCGAGACCCTGCCGCCCGCGGCCGAGACGGCGGGCCGCAGACTCTCGGACGCGGTGACGGCGCTGCCGCTGCACCGGGCCGCGCACCCGTACAACGCGGAGGGGCTGAGCGACGCCCAGGACGCCCCCTGGCACCAGGTCAGACTGCTGCTGCGGCTGCACCGCTACGCGCAGGAGGCCCTGCACGCCGGCCAGGACGACCGGCCGGGCCCCGACCTGCGGCTCTACGGCGCGGGCCAGGCCCTCGACCAGCACCGCGAAGCGGCCGAGGCCGCGGGGGCAGCCGCTTCGGCGGCCCGTACGCCCCGGATCGCCCCGGCGACGGCGTACGCACTGGGGGTGCTCCACGCCGACCAGCGCCACGAGGTCGAAGCCGCCCGCTACACCTTCCAGCAGACCTGGCAGCGCACGGCGGTGAGCACCCCATGA
- a CDS encoding TetR/AcrR family transcriptional regulator produces the protein MSDERSETVRLLWGPHLKPSRGPKPALSLGGIARAGIEIADAEGLAAVSMQRVAGLLGVTKMALYRYVPGKSELVALMVETAVGEAPSPDGSRCGWREQLSDWAGQLVSVFEQHPWLLDATVGPRIMGPGELAWTEQALAALDGTGLSGAERLDAVLLLAGHVRGIVQQARAAGHAGTPEAQLIVTLGELMQAHGADYPALTAALTSATQHGGQDQGFEFGLQRILDGLGLLIAQRSN, from the coding sequence GTGAGCGACGAGCGGAGCGAGACCGTACGGCTGCTCTGGGGCCCGCACCTGAAGCCCTCACGAGGGCCCAAGCCCGCACTCAGCCTGGGCGGCATCGCGCGGGCCGGCATCGAGATCGCCGACGCGGAGGGGCTGGCCGCTGTATCCATGCAGCGGGTTGCCGGGCTGCTCGGCGTCACCAAGATGGCGCTCTACCGGTACGTGCCCGGCAAGTCCGAGTTGGTCGCGTTGATGGTGGAGACCGCAGTCGGCGAGGCGCCTTCGCCTGACGGATCGCGCTGTGGGTGGCGCGAGCAACTCAGCGACTGGGCCGGTCAGCTGGTCAGCGTCTTCGAGCAGCACCCATGGCTGCTGGATGCAACGGTCGGCCCGAGAATCATGGGCCCCGGAGAGCTTGCCTGGACGGAGCAGGCCCTCGCCGCACTGGACGGCACGGGCCTCTCGGGCGCCGAACGGCTGGACGCGGTCCTGCTGCTGGCCGGCCATGTGCGTGGAATCGTTCAGCAGGCCCGTGCGGCAGGTCATGCAGGTACCCCTGAAGCGCAGCTCATCGTCACCCTTGGGGAGCTGATGCAGGCACACGGCGCGGACTACCCCGCTCTGACCGCCGCGTTGACCTCGGCGACCCAGCACGGCGGGCAGGACCAGGGATTCGAGTTCGGACTGCAGCGCATCCTGGATGGTTTGGGTCTGCTCATCGCTCAGCGTTCGAACTGA
- a CDS encoding RNA degradosome polyphosphate kinase, translating to MSQQPSAEVPVKHLQPSVGSIAAHRPHTVAAAVPDLDPGIDADVDAYEESADGAGAELPSGRFLDREQSWLAFNERVLELAEDPATPLLERANYLAIFASNLDEFFMVRVAGLKRRIATGVATRSASGFQPREVLEQIWTRSRELMARHAACYQQDVSAALADENIHLIRWDDLTDKEKARLFTFFRQRIFPVLTPLAVDPAHPFPYISGLSLNLAVVVRNPVSGHRHFARVKVPPLLTRFLEASPQRYVPVEDIIAAHLEELFPGMEVLAHHMFRVTRNEDLEVEEDDAENLLKALEKELMRRRFGPPVRLEVEESIDPYILDLLVRELKVSDAEVYPLPGPLDLTGLFGLATLDRPELKFPPFIAGTHRDLAEVESASAPDIFAALRERDVLLHHPYDSFSTSVQAFLEQAAGDPDVLAIKQTLYRTSGDSPIVDALIDAAESGKQVLVLVEIKARFDEQANIKWARKLEESGCHVVYGLVGLKTHCKLSLVVRQEGDTLRRYSHVGTGNYHPKTARLYEDLGLLTADPQVGADLSDLFNRLSGYSRRETYRRLLVAPKSLRDGLVVRIDKEITHHRAGRPAYVRIKVNSMVDEAVIDACYRAAQAGVPVDVWVRGICAIRPGVTGLSENVRVRSILGRFLEHSRVFAFGNGGEPEVWLGSADMMHRNLDRRIEALVRVADPAHRAALSRLLETGMSDTTSSWHLGADGNWTRHATDAEGRPLRHVQEMLIDARRRRRATP from the coding sequence ATGAGCCAGCAGCCCAGTGCAGAGGTCCCGGTCAAGCACCTCCAGCCCTCCGTCGGTTCCATAGCAGCACACCGTCCGCACACCGTCGCGGCAGCCGTTCCCGACCTGGATCCGGGCATCGACGCCGACGTCGACGCGTACGAGGAGTCCGCCGACGGCGCCGGCGCCGAGCTGCCGTCCGGCCGGTTCCTCGACCGGGAGCAGAGCTGGCTCGCCTTCAACGAACGGGTCCTCGAACTGGCCGAGGATCCGGCGACCCCCCTCCTCGAACGGGCTAATTACCTCGCCATCTTCGCGAGCAACCTCGACGAGTTCTTCATGGTCCGGGTGGCGGGCCTCAAACGCCGTATCGCGACCGGTGTCGCCACCCGCTCCGCATCCGGCTTCCAGCCCCGCGAGGTGCTGGAGCAGATCTGGACCAGGTCGCGCGAGCTCATGGCCCGGCACGCCGCCTGCTACCAGCAGGACGTCTCGGCCGCGCTGGCCGACGAGAACATCCACCTGATCCGCTGGGATGACCTGACCGACAAGGAGAAGGCCCGGCTCTTCACCTTCTTCCGGCAGCGGATCTTCCCCGTGCTGACCCCGCTGGCCGTCGACCCCGCGCACCCCTTCCCGTACATCTCGGGTCTCTCGCTCAACCTCGCCGTGGTCGTCCGCAACCCGGTCAGCGGCCACCGCCACTTCGCCCGGGTCAAGGTGCCGCCGCTGCTCACCCGGTTCCTGGAGGCGTCGCCCCAGCGGTACGTGCCCGTCGAGGACATCATCGCGGCGCATCTGGAGGAGCTCTTCCCGGGGATGGAGGTGCTGGCGCACCACATGTTCCGGGTCACCAGGAACGAGGACCTGGAGGTCGAGGAGGACGACGCCGAGAACCTCCTCAAGGCCCTGGAGAAGGAGCTGATGCGGCGCCGCTTCGGGCCGCCCGTCCGGCTGGAGGTGGAGGAGTCCATCGACCCGTACATCCTCGACCTGCTGGTCCGCGAGCTGAAGGTCTCCGACGCCGAGGTGTACCCGCTGCCCGGCCCGCTCGACCTCACCGGGCTCTTCGGCCTCGCGACGCTGGACCGGCCCGAGCTGAAGTTCCCGCCGTTCATCGCGGGCACCCACCGCGACCTCGCCGAGGTCGAGTCCGCTTCGGCGCCCGACATCTTCGCCGCCCTGCGGGAACGGGACGTGCTGCTGCACCACCCGTACGACTCGTTCTCCACCTCCGTCCAGGCCTTCCTGGAACAGGCCGCCGGCGACCCGGACGTGCTCGCCATCAAGCAGACCCTGTACCGGACGTCCGGCGACTCACCGATCGTGGACGCCCTGATCGACGCGGCCGAGTCCGGCAAACAGGTGCTCGTCCTGGTCGAGATCAAGGCCCGCTTCGACGAGCAGGCCAACATCAAGTGGGCCAGGAAGCTGGAGGAGTCGGGCTGCCACGTCGTCTACGGCCTGGTGGGGCTGAAGACACACTGCAAGCTCTCGCTCGTCGTACGGCAGGAAGGCGACACGCTGCGCCGCTACTCCCACGTCGGCACCGGCAACTACCACCCGAAGACGGCCAGGCTGTACGAGGACCTGGGGCTGCTCACCGCCGACCCGCAGGTCGGCGCCGACCTCTCCGACCTGTTCAACCGGCTCTCCGGCTACTCGCGGCGCGAGACCTACCGGCGGCTGCTCGTCGCCCCCAAGTCCCTGCGCGACGGCCTGGTCGTCCGGATCGACAAGGAGATCACGCACCACCGCGCGGGCCGCCCCGCCTACGTCCGCATCAAGGTCAACTCCATGGTCGACGAAGCGGTCATCGACGCCTGCTACCGGGCCGCGCAGGCCGGCGTTCCCGTCGACGTGTGGGTGCGTGGCATCTGCGCGATACGCCCCGGTGTCACCGGCCTCTCCGAGAACGTCCGGGTCCGGTCGATACTGGGCCGCTTCCTCGAACACTCCCGGGTGTTCGCCTTCGGTAACGGCGGCGAACCCGAAGTGTGGCTGGGCAGCGCCGACATGATGCACCGCAACCTCGACCGCAGGATCGAAGCGCTGGTCCGCGTCGCCGACCCGGCCCACCGCGCCGCGCTCAGCCGGCTCCTGGAGACCGGGATGTCCGACACCACGTCCTCCTGGCACCTGGGGGCCGACGGCAACTGGACGCGTCACGCGACCGACGCCGAGGGACGGCCGCTGCGCCATGTGCAGGAAATGCTGATAGACGCCAGGAGGCGCCGCCGTGCGACCCCTTGA
- the pstS gene encoding phosphate ABC transporter substrate-binding protein PstS — MKLQQRKTRLRAAALGALAVSGALVLTACGSDNNSGSTGGTGTKTNAASDVKCDGAKGQLRASGSSAQKNAMDLWAKGYMAACPGVDINYKSSSSGEGIVAFNQGTVGYAGSDSPLKPAEVADSKKVCTGGGQGIDLPMVGGPIAVGYHLEGVDNLVLDAPTLAKIFSAKIKTWDDPAIKKLNPGAKLPSKAIQPFHRAEDSGTTENLSKYLTAAAPGDWKYPVGKSWPAPGGQAAAGSAGVSQQVKQVDGSIGYFELSYATSQKISTVKIDTGASAPVEATSDNASKAIAAAKVVGTGSDLSLKLDYTTKADGAYPIVLVTYEIVCDKGNKSDTLGTVKSFLNYTASDEGQKQLSTAGYAPIPTEINAKVRKTLATIS; from the coding sequence GTGAAGCTTCAGCAGCGCAAGACCCGGCTTCGCGCCGCCGCGCTCGGCGCCCTCGCCGTATCCGGCGCCCTGGTCCTCACGGCGTGCGGTTCGGACAACAACAGCGGCTCGACCGGAGGCACCGGCACCAAGACGAACGCCGCATCCGACGTCAAGTGCGACGGTGCGAAGGGCCAGCTGCGCGCCTCCGGTTCGAGCGCGCAGAAGAACGCGATGGACCTGTGGGCCAAGGGCTACATGGCCGCCTGCCCCGGTGTCGACATCAACTACAAGTCGTCCTCGTCCGGTGAGGGCATCGTCGCCTTCAACCAGGGCACGGTCGGCTACGCCGGTTCGGACTCGCCGCTGAAGCCCGCCGAGGTCGCGGACTCCAAGAAGGTCTGCACCGGCGGCGGCCAGGGCATCGACCTCCCGATGGTCGGCGGCCCCATCGCGGTCGGCTACCACCTGGAGGGCGTGGACAACCTGGTCCTCGACGCCCCCACGCTGGCGAAGATCTTCTCGGCGAAGATCAAGACCTGGGACGACCCGGCGATCAAGAAGCTCAACCCCGGCGCGAAGCTGCCGTCCAAGGCGATCCAGCCCTTCCACCGCGCCGAAGACTCCGGCACCACGGAGAACCTGAGCAAGTACCTGACCGCGGCGGCGCCCGGCGACTGGAAGTACCCGGTCGGCAAGTCGTGGCCCGCGCCCGGCGGCCAGGCCGCGGCCGGTTCGGCCGGTGTCTCCCAGCAGGTGAAGCAGGTCGACGGCTCGATCGGCTACTTCGAGCTCTCGTACGCCACCTCGCAGAAGATCTCCACGGTCAAGATCGACACGGGCGCCAGCGCCCCCGTCGAAGCGACCTCCGACAACGCCTCCAAGGCCATCGCCGCGGCCAAGGTCGTCGGCACCGGCTCCGACCTGTCGCTCAAGCTCGACTACACCACCAAGGCCGACGGCGCGTACCCGATCGTCCTGGTGACGTACGAGATCGTCTGTGACAAGGGCAACAAGTCCGACACCCTCGGCACCGTCAAGTCCTTCCTGAACTACACGGCGAGCGACGAGGGCCAGAAGCAGCTCTCGACCGCCGGTTACGCGCCGATCCCGACCGAGATCAACGCCAAGGTGCGCAAGACGCTCGCCACGATCTCGTAG
- a CDS encoding NUDIX hydrolase, whose amino-acid sequence MTSDAEVPVRAAGCVLWRRAPAGGLEICLVHRPKYDDWSHPKGKLKPGEDTLAAALREVHEETGHDCAPGARLPTVRYRANGRPKEVSYWAAEATAGEFTPNSEVDRVRWLSPAAARARLTQQRDRELLDALHAALR is encoded by the coding sequence ATGACGAGTGACGCGGAGGTTCCCGTACGGGCGGCGGGGTGCGTGCTGTGGCGCCGCGCCCCGGCCGGCGGGCTGGAGATCTGCCTGGTCCACCGGCCGAAGTACGACGACTGGTCGCACCCGAAGGGCAAGCTGAAACCGGGCGAGGACACCCTGGCCGCCGCACTGCGCGAGGTCCACGAGGAGACCGGCCACGACTGCGCCCCCGGCGCCCGCCTCCCCACCGTGCGGTACCGGGCGAACGGCCGCCCCAAGGAGGTCAGCTACTGGGCCGCCGAGGCGACGGCCGGAGAGTTCACCCCGAACAGCGAGGTGGACCGGGTGCGCTGGCTCTCCCCGGCCGCTGCCCGCGCCCGCCTCACCCAGCAGCGCGACCGGGAACTGCTCGACGCACTGCACGCCGCGCTGCGCTGA
- a CDS encoding ABC transporter permease, with translation MSTLHQNTVTDPGTPAGTNAGTDAGTGSQRLRGPYWVAARTHRSTLQGAAGLLVLAVLLLIAIRVWGGGLAGGYWTDTRIVENAASVIALLPYLIAAFVAGPVVARELESGTHQLLWTQSVSPVRWFAAKLAVPTALALVGSVVLDGLYRWVWSTSRHEDVALNWYSDSVYHAIGPIGIATALLVVPLGALTGLLIRRTVPAIVTSLIATAAVSSVLEAVRGHLWPVVTVRTSLATGYPAMNGMVTGEGAVTTSGAHVADPICVDDKQCQAAHHLAGYFRSSHPVSHFWPLQLVETGILLALAAVLALVVFRVVKRMAV, from the coding sequence ATGAGCACCCTGCACCAGAACACCGTGACCGACCCCGGCACCCCCGCCGGTACCAACGCCGGCACCGACGCCGGCACCGGATCGCAGCGGCTGCGCGGACCGTACTGGGTCGCCGCCCGGACGCACCGATCCACCCTCCAGGGGGCCGCCGGGCTCCTCGTCCTGGCCGTGCTCCTGCTGATCGCGATCCGCGTCTGGGGCGGCGGCCTGGCGGGCGGGTACTGGACGGACACCCGGATTGTGGAGAACGCCGCATCGGTGATCGCGCTGCTCCCCTATCTGATCGCCGCCTTCGTGGCCGGACCGGTCGTCGCCCGCGAGCTGGAGTCCGGCACCCACCAGCTGCTGTGGACGCAGTCCGTCTCCCCCGTCCGCTGGTTCGCGGCGAAGCTCGCCGTGCCGACCGCGCTGGCCCTCGTCGGTTCGGTCGTACTCGACGGCCTCTACCGCTGGGTGTGGAGCACCAGCCGGCACGAGGACGTGGCCCTGAACTGGTATTCCGACAGCGTCTACCACGCCATCGGCCCCATCGGCATCGCCACCGCCCTGCTCGTGGTCCCGCTCGGCGCCCTGACCGGCCTGCTGATCCGCCGCACCGTGCCCGCGATCGTGACGAGCCTGATCGCCACCGCGGCCGTATCCAGTGTGCTTGAGGCCGTACGCGGCCACCTCTGGCCGGTCGTGACCGTCCGCACCAGCCTCGCCACGGGCTACCCGGCGATGAACGGCATGGTCACCGGCGAGGGCGCCGTCACGACGAGCGGCGCCCACGTCGCCGACCCGATCTGTGTGGACGACAAGCAGTGCCAGGCGGCCCACCACCTGGCGGGCTACTTCCGCTCCTCGCACCCGGTGTCCCACTTCTGGCCGCTCCAGCTGGTCGAGACCGGCATCCTGCTGGCCCTGGCCGCCGTGCTGGCCCTGGTGGTGTTCCGCGTCGTCAAGCGGATGGCGGTCTGA
- a CDS encoding dihydrofolate reductase family protein gives MRTLAITQNITVDGSVEMLTDWFDPQGQGAVDMSDLMEESHRQDSRADALLVGRRTFEDFRGYWPQQTDDTTGITDYLNRVQKYVVSASLTDPRWEHTTVLKGDPVEEVTALKAREGGKDIVLTGSITLAHTMIAAGLVDEYRFFVYPVVQGRGRRLFPEGYGIPRLRLLESRAFRSGITLQRYAPAPEG, from the coding sequence ATGCGCACCCTCGCGATCACCCAGAACATCACGGTCGACGGCTCGGTCGAGATGCTCACGGACTGGTTCGACCCGCAGGGCCAGGGCGCTGTGGACATGAGCGACCTCATGGAGGAGAGCCACCGGCAGGACAGCCGGGCCGACGCCCTGCTCGTCGGCCGGCGGACCTTCGAGGACTTCCGCGGCTACTGGCCGCAGCAGACCGACGACACCACCGGCATCACCGACTATCTGAACCGGGTCCAGAAGTACGTGGTGTCCGCCTCGCTCACGGATCCGCGGTGGGAGCACACGACGGTGCTGAAGGGCGACCCGGTCGAGGAGGTGACCGCGCTCAAGGCGCGGGAGGGTGGCAAGGACATCGTGCTCACCGGCAGCATCACCCTGGCGCACACGATGATCGCGGCCGGCCTGGTCGACGAGTACCGCTTCTTCGTCTACCCCGTGGTCCAGGGCCGCGGCCGCCGTCTCTTCCCGGAGGGGTACGGGATCCCGCGGCTGCGGCTCCTGGAGTCGAGGGCCTTCCGCAGCGGGATCACCCTCCAGCGTTACGCCCCGGCCCCTGAGGGCTGA
- the pstC gene encoding phosphate ABC transporter permease subunit PstC: MATTAQIDTPPPETPLHTPSGPSTGRLGDRVFLGLSRGSGVLLLVVMAAIAGFLTYRASIAISKDQGNFFTTFDWLPSQTPPVFGIAVLLVGTVISSVIAMVIAVPVAVGIALFISHYAPRRLATTLAYVVDLLAAVPSIIYGIWGALILVPYLGGLNVWLDQYFGWTYIFDQTQPGVSRNMLTVGILLAIMILPIVTSVSREVFLQVPRMNEEAALALGATRWEVIRLSVLPFGRSGVISASMLGLGRALGETMAVATVLSPSYVMSLHLLDPGGGTFAQNIAAKFDEANPLGRDALIASGLVLFVLTLLVNGAARLIIARRKEYSGANA; this comes from the coding sequence ATGGCTACCACCGCACAGATAGACACCCCTCCACCGGAAACCCCCCTCCACACCCCGTCGGGCCCGTCCACCGGCCGGCTGGGCGACCGGGTCTTCCTCGGCCTCTCCAGAGGCTCGGGCGTCCTGCTCCTCGTGGTGATGGCAGCGATCGCGGGGTTCCTCACCTACCGCGCCTCCATCGCCATCTCGAAGGACCAGGGCAACTTCTTCACGACGTTCGACTGGCTGCCCTCGCAGACACCGCCGGTCTTCGGCATCGCGGTCCTGCTCGTCGGCACCGTCATCAGCTCGGTCATCGCGATGGTCATCGCGGTCCCCGTCGCCGTCGGCATCGCGCTCTTCATCTCGCACTACGCGCCGCGCAGGCTGGCCACCACACTCGCGTACGTGGTGGACCTGCTGGCCGCGGTGCCCAGCATCATCTACGGCATCTGGGGCGCCCTGATCCTGGTGCCCTACCTCGGCGGCCTCAACGTCTGGCTCGACCAGTACTTCGGCTGGACGTACATCTTCGACCAGACGCAGCCCGGCGTCTCGCGGAACATGCTGACCGTCGGCATCCTGCTGGCGATCATGATCCTGCCGATCGTGACCAGCGTCAGCCGGGAGGTCTTCCTCCAGGTCCCGCGGATGAACGAGGAAGCCGCGCTCGCCCTCGGCGCCACCCGCTGGGAGGTCATCCGGCTCTCCGTACTGCCCTTCGGACGCTCGGGTGTCATCTCGGCCTCCATGCTGGGCCTGGGCCGGGCGCTCGGCGAGACGATGGCCGTCGCCACGGTCCTCTCGCCCAGCTATGTGATGTCGCTGCACCTGCTCGACCCGGGCGGCGGCACCTTCGCCCAGAACATCGCGGCGAAGTTCGACGAGGCCAACCCGCTGGGGCGTGACGCCCTGATCGCGTCCGGCCTGGTCCTCTTCGTCCTCACCCTGCTCGTGAACGGCGCGGCCCGGCTGATCATCGCCCGCCGCAAGGAGTACTCGGGGGCCAACGCATGA